Proteins from one Hoplias malabaricus isolate fHopMal1 chromosome 2, fHopMal1.hap1, whole genome shotgun sequence genomic window:
- the LOC136674105 gene encoding protein shisa-2-like → MGGVWTALLAMTLLISVGVGGEFCHDWRDSRSQWRTGFHCPERTDQRDARFCCGQCDLRFCCGDNRARVEQDTCADHNTGQDTHTYKEELPVYVPFLTVVCVFVLFVLLGSLVAVCFCMSQKPLPPAQTSQSPARESSPPPPEPPDSLPMTASPGTSCGSSSSLYVFHSAAQSQNAHLHNKLEKQQQQQAHFLPHLPNSAIQRTMTPPAGLHPLMFPTPVPLMPLNSYLMPSQSAWPHRAVPSPCPPGTSTDQRSSDIII, encoded by the exons ATGGGAGGTGTGTGGACTGCTCTGCTGGCCATGACCCTGCTGATCTCTGTCGGTGTTGGCGGTGAGTTCTGTCACGACTGGAGGGACTCCAGATCACAGTGGAGGACTGGGTTCCACTGTCCCGAGAGAACGGATCAGAGGGACGCCCGGTTctgctgtggacagtgtgaCCTGCGCTTCTGCTGCGGAGATAACCGAGCCAGAGTGGAGCAGGACACCTGTGCTGACCACAACACGggacaggacacacacacttacaaagaag agctTCCAGTGTATGTACCGTTCctgactgtggtgtgtgtgtttgtgctgtttgtcCTGCTGGGGTCACTGGTGGCGGTGTGTTTCTGTATGAGCCAGAAGCCCCTCCCTCCCGCACAAACCAGCCAATCACCAGCTCGGGAATCCTCTCCCCCGCCTCCCGAGCCACCGGACAGCCTCCCCATGACAGCCAGCCCCGGGACATCCTGCGGATCTTCATCCTCCCTTTATGTGTTCCACAGCGCCGCCCAGAGCCAGAACGCACACCTACACAACAAACTAGagaaacaacagcagcaacaagCCCATTTCCTCCCCCACCTTCCAAACTCTGCCATCCAACGGACCATGACTCCACCTGCTGGGCTCCACCCACTCATGTTCCCCACCCCTGTGCCCCTGATGCCCCTGAACTCCTACCTCATGCCCTCTCAGAGTGCCTGGCCTCACCGAGCCGTGCCTTCCCCCTGCCCCCCAGGCACCAGCACCGACCAGAGGAGCAGCGACATCATCATCTAA